One Saccharomyces eubayanus strain FM1318 chromosome XVI, whole genome shotgun sequence DNA segment encodes these proteins:
- the AGC1 gene encoding citrin, whose translation MEQINSNSGKKKQQLEVFKQFASVLTKEGTPVSIANDKSERTTVNYNNFEIASRKPRMDKVTGEPILTYDDFIELISSSKSIYPKFTDHSFNLNQVPKNAFGCIFFAIDEQNKGYLTLNDWFYFNNLLEYDNYHLIILYEFFRKFDVENIKAKQKRKFGNSSFSLKAADDRIKSINYGNRFLSFDELLLNLDQFKDTIRLLHESIDDDFVKENNLLLDWENFRFLKFYKCYHENEAFLSLNSLVTILQNDLKNEKIFIGFDRLAQMDSQGHRLALSKNQLIYLLRLFYSHRVSADIFSSLNLSNTKLLKADNNSIPYNVFKDVFYLFQNFDLLNQILHKYVTENNLTEQDIREQIITKRDFMTVLNAQYSKVNNIVEFSPSQINLLFSIVANSKENRRLRKKSKRDNELLNDHHYDSDIDFFIHNEYLHGVSKSRKNLQSFNDYYHDLSDGFSQDSGVKKASKASTGLFESVFGGKRDKATMRSDLTIEDFMKILNPNYLNDLVHQMELRKNQNESLYVNYYFYPIFDSLYNFSLGSIAGCIGATIVYPIDFVKTRMQAQRSLSQYKNSIDCLLKIVSREGIKGLYSGLGPQLIGVAPEKAIKLTVNDFLRNRLTDKNGRLSLLPEIISGASAGACQVIFTNPLEIVKIRLQVQSDYVGENIQQANETAVQIVRKLGLKGLYSGVAACLMRDVPFSAIYFPTYAHLKKDLFDFDPNDKTKRNRLKTWELLTAGAIAGMPAAFLTTPFDVIKTRLQIDPRKGETRYNGILHAIRIILKEESFKSFFKGGGARVLRSSPQFGFTLAAYELFKGFIPSPDDKMKSRGNNKKFIIGDNTENKKITANNDNELPLQKLYSRDRKHANYYYKSCQIAKTFIDLDNNFSRFDPSVYKKFQEYLRDISK comes from the coding sequence atgGAGCAAATTAATTCGAATagtgggaaaaaaaagcagcAATTGGAAGTATTCAAACAATTTGCGAGTGTGTTAACAAAAGAGGGCACACCTGTCAGTATTGCTAATGATAAGTCTGAACGAACCACAGTGAACTACAATAACTTTGAAATAGCAAGTAGGAAACCCAGGATGGACAAAGTTACAGGAGAACCAATTCTAACATATGAtgatttcattgaattgATATCTAGCTCAAAGAGTATATACCCGAAGTTCACAGACCATTCATTTAATTTGAATCAAGTACCTAAAAACGCGTTTGgatgtattttctttgctaTTGACGAACAAAATAAAGGATATTTGACACTTAACGATTGGTTTTACTTCAACAATTTATTAGAATACGATAATTATCATCTTATCATTCTCTATGAAttctttagaaaatttgatgTAGAGAACATCAAAGCAAAACAGAAGAGAAAGTTTGGTAATTCCTCTTTCAGTTTAAAGGCGGCAGATGACAGGATCAAGTCAATCAATTATGGAAATAGATTCTTAAGTTTCGATGAGCTTCTTTTAAATCTTGACCAGTTCAAAGATACCATTCGACTGCTGCATGAGTCGATTGACGATGATTTTGTTAAGGAAAACAATTTGCTACTCGACTGGGAAAACTTCCGATTTTTGAAGTTCTATAAATGTTATCATGAAAATGAAGCATTCTTAAGTTTAAATTCCCTAGTAACGATTTTACAGAACGATctgaaaaacgaaaaaatatttatagGATTTGATAGATTAGCACAAATGGACTCCCAAGGACATCGTTTAGCTTTAAGCAAAAATCAGCTCATATATCTTCTGAGATTGTTTTATTCTCATAGAGTTTCTGCGGATATTTTctcctctttgaatttgtcaAATACGAAATTATTAAAAGCAGATAATAATTCCATACCATACAATGTGTTCAAGGAtgtgttttatttatttcaaaatttcgaTTTACTGAATCAAATATTGCACAAATATGTTACTGAAAACAATTTAACCGAGCAAGATATTAGAGAACAGATAATTACGAAAAGGGACTTTATGACAGTTTTGAATGCCCAGTATAGCAAGGTAAACAACATCGTTGAGTTTTCCCCATCCCAGATCAACTTGTTATTTTCTATCGTTGCAAATTCAAAGGAAAACAGAAGATTaaggaagaaaagtaaGCGAGACAACGAGCTTCTTAACGACCATCATTACGATTCAgatattgattttttcattcacAACGAATATTTACATGGAGTAAgcaaatcaagaaaaaacttgCAAAGTTTTAATGACTACTACCACGATCTGTCAGATGGCTTTTCCCAGGACTCTGGGGTCAAAAAAGCTTCTAAAGCAAGTACTGGTCTATTTGAATCGGTATTCGGAGGAAAAAGGGATAAAGCAACTATGCGCTCTGATTTAACGATTGAAGATTtcatgaaaattttgaatccaAATTACTTGAACGACTTAGTTCACCAAATGGAATTGcgaaaaaatcaaaacgaATCACTTTATGTTaactattatttttatccaaTTTTCGATTCGTTAtacaatttttctttgggcTCCATTGCAGGCTGCATCGGGGCAACTATAGTATATCCAATAGACTTCGTAAAAACAAGAATGCAAGCTCAAAGATCATTATCCCAATACAAAAACTCAATTGACTGTCTTTTAAAGATTGTATCTCGTGAAGGAATAAAAGGCCTTTACTCTGGTCTTGGACCTCAATTGATTGGGGTGGCTCCTGAAAAAGCGATTAAGTTGACCGTCAATGACTTTTTGAGAAACAGGTTGACCGATAAAAACGGTAGATTAAGTCTTCTACCTGAAATTATATCAGGTGCTTCGGCAGGCGCATGCCAAGTTATATTCACGAATCCTTTAGAAATCGTAAAGATTAGGTTACAGGTTCAATCTGATTATGTGGGTGAAAACATACAGCAGGCTAATGAAACAGCGGTTCAAATTGTTAGAAAATTGGGTTTGAAAGGCTTGTATAGTGGTGTGGCAGCTTGCTTGATGAGAGATGTCCCATTTTCTGCTATTTATTTTCCTACTTATGCacatttaaaaaaagatcttTTCGATTTTGATCCAAATGATAAGACAAAGAGAAATAGATTAAAAACGTGGGAACTTTTAACTGCTGGTGCCATTGCTGGTATGCCCGCAGCCTTTTTGACCACGCCCTTTGATGTCATAAAAACTAGATTACAAATAGATCCACGAAAAGGTGAGACGAGATACAACGGTATTCTCCACGCTATTCGTATCATCCTGAAGGAagaaagtttcaaaagtttttttaaaggcGGAGGAGCTCGTGTCTTGAGAAGTTCTCCTCAATTTGGGTTCACATTGGCCGCTTATGAACTGTTCAAGGGCTTTATTCCTTCCCCTGATGATAAAATGAAGTCCAGAGGGaataacaagaaattcATTATAGGCGACAATACagagaataaaaaaataacagccaataatgataatgagCTCCCACTGCAGAAGCTCTATTCCCGTGACAGGAAGCATGCCAACTATTACTATAAAAGCTGTCAAATTGCCAAAACATTTATTGACCTAGACAATAACTTTTCTAGATTTGACCCTTCAGTTTACAAGAAGTTTCAAGAGTATTTAAGAGATATTAGTAAAtag
- the MCM4 gene encoding MCM DNA helicase complex subunit MCM4, protein MSQQPSSPVREDSNSSSPMIPNPDSVPPQPSSPALFYSSSSSQADTYGRNNSQNQSQGDGNIRAAIGSSPLNFPSSSQRQTSDIFLSQRRQGRNGSSANTPGRSRYHTDLRSDRALPSSSSSLGGNSQNRLHMRRNDIHTSDLSSPRRIVDFDARSGANTMASSSSSAPPSEISEPLRIIWGTNVSIQECTTNFRNFLMSFKYKFRKVLDEREDFINSTTDEDLYYIKQLNEMRELGTSNLNLDARNLLAYKQTEELYHQLLNYPQEVISIMDQTIKDCMVSLVVDNHLDYDLDEIETKFYKVRPYNVGSCKGMRELNPNDIDKLINLKGLVLRSTPVIPDMKVAFFKCNVCDHTMAVEIDRGVIQEPARCERIDCNEPNSMSLIHNRCSFADKQVIKLQETPDFVPDGQTPHSISLCVYDELVDSCRAGDRIEVTGTFRSIPIRANSRQRVLKSLYKTYVDVVHVKKVSDKRLDVDTSTIEQELMQNKLDHNEVEEVRRITDHDLAKIREVASREDLYSLLARSIAPSIYELEDVKKGILLQLFGGTNKTFTKGGRYRGDINILLCGDPSTSKSQILQYVHKITPRGVYTSGKGSSAVGLTAYITRDVDTKQLVLESGALVLSDGGVCCIDEFDKMSDSTRSVLHEVMEQQTISIAKAGIITTLNARSSILASANPIGSRYNPNLPVTQNIDLPPPLLSRFDLVYLVLDKVDEKNDRELAKHLTNLYLEDKPEHVSQDDVLPVEFLTMYISYAKEHINPVITEAAKTELVRAYVGMRKMGDDSRSDEKRITATTRQLESMIRLAEAHAKMKLKSAVELEDVQEAVRLIRSAIKDYATDPKTGKIDMNLVQTGKSVVQRKLQEDLSREIVNVLKDQVSDSMSFNELIKQINEHSQDRVDSSDIQEALSRLQQEDKVIVLGEGVRRSVRLNNRV, encoded by the coding sequence atgtctCAACAGCCTAGCTCGCCAGTGAGAGAGGACAGCAATTCCAGTTCCCCAATGATTCCAAATCCCGATTCAGTTCCACCACAGCCTTCTTCTCCAGCCTTGTTTTATAgctcatcatcatcacaAGCTGATACCTATGGTCGCAACAATAGCCAGAACCAAAGTCAAGGGGACGGTAACATTAGAGCTGCTATAGGTTCTTCACCACTAAACTTTCCATCCTCTTCCCAACGACAAACCTCCGATATCTTCCTATCTCAGAGAAGACAGGGCAGAAATGGCTCTTCCGCTAATACCCCTGGAAGATCGAGATACCATACTGATTTGAGAAGTGATAGAGCGTTACCTagttcttcatcttcgttaGGCGGTAATAGTCAGAACCGTCTACACATGAGAAGAAATGATATTCATACATCCGATCTATCTTCTCCACGGAGAattgttgattttgacGCTAGATCTGGTGCCAATACCATGgcgtcttcgtcttcttctgctcCTCCATCCGAAATCAGTGAACCGTTGAGAATAATTTGGGGTACTAACGTCAGCATTCAGGAGTGTACAACCAACTTTCGTAATTTTTTGATGTCTTTTAAATATAAGTTTCGTAAAGTTTTGGATGAAAGGGAAGATTTCATTAACAGCACCACCGACGAGGATCTATACTACATCAAACAACTTAATGAAATGAGAGAACTTGGTACCTCTAATTTAAACTTAGATGCAAGAAACCTACTCGCTTACAAGCAAACAGAAGAGCTATATCATCAGTTACTAAATTACCCTCAAGAAGTTATTTCCATTATGGATCAAACAATAAAGGATTGCATGGTTTCTTTGGTAGTGGACAACCATTTAGACTATGATctggatgaaattgaaactaaATTTTATAAAGTGAGACCTTATAATGTAGGTTCCTGTAAAGGTATGCGAGAACTTAATCCAAACGATATAGATAAACtaataaatttgaaaggCCTTGTTCTAAGATCAACTCCAGTCATCCCCGATATGAAAGTAgcgtttttcaaatgtaaTGTTTGCGACCACACAATGGCTGTGGAAATTGACAGAGGTGTTATCCAAGAACCTGCTAGATGTGAACGTATTGATTGTAACGAGCCTAATTCCATGTCATTGATACATAACAGGTGTTCATTTGCAGATAAACAAGTCATCAAACTACAGGAAACACCAGATTTTGTCCCAGATGGGCAGACACCTCACTCTATTTCATTATGTGTGTACGATGAGTTAGTCGATTCTTGTAGAGCGGGTGATCGTATCGAGGTAACCGGTACATTTAGATCTATTCCTATTAGAGCCAATTCTAGACAACGTGTCTTAAAATCGTTGTACAAAACATATGTCGATGTGGTTCACGTAAAAAAAGTCTCAGATAAAAGGTTAGACGTCGACACTTCCACCATTGAGCAAGAACTAATGCAAAACAAGCTAGATCATaatgaagttgaagaagtaAGGCGAATTACTGACCACGACCTGGCGAAAATTCGTGAAGTCGCATCTAGAGAAGACTTGTATAGTTTGTTGGCACGCTCTATTGCTCCGAGTATTTATGAACTAGAAGATGTCAAGAAAggtattcttcttcaactttttGGCGGTACGAATAAGACTTTTACGAAGGGTGGTCGTTATAGAGGtgatataaatattttgcTTTGCGGGGATCCATCTACTTCCAAATCACAAATTTTGCAATATGTTCACAAAATTACTCCTCGTGGTGTGTATACTTCGGGGAAAGGGTCATCTGCTGTTGGTTTAACTGCTTACATAACAAGGGATGTTGATACGAAACAGCTTGTTTTAGAAAGTGGTGCGTTAGTACTGTCTGATGGTGGTGTGTGTTgtattgatgaatttgataaGATGAGTGACTCTACAAGATCTGTTTTACATGAAGTTATGGAACAACAAACTATTTCTATCGCGAAAGCAGGGATTATCACAACGTTGAACGCCAGAAGTTCCATTCTGGCTAGTGCTAACCCAATCGGTTCACGTTACAATCCAAACTTACCTGTGACACAAAACATTGACTTACCTCCTCCATTACTTTCGAGATTTGATCTGGTTTATCTGGTTCTGGACAaagttgatgaaaaaaatgacagaGAGCTAGCCAAGCACTTAACAAATCTTTATTTAGAAGATAAACCCGAACATGTGTCTCAAGATGATGTCCTACCAGTTGAATTTTTAACGATGTATATTAGTTATGCAAAGGAGCACATAAACCCAGTGATCACCGAAGCCGCCAAAACAGAGCTTGTTCGAGCATATGTAGGAATGAGGAAAATGGGTGATGACTCGAGATCTGATGAGAAAAGAATCACAGCTACAACAAGACAATTAGAGAGTATGATTCGTTTAGCTGAAGCACATGCTAAgatgaaattaaaaagCGCTGTAGAATTGGAAGATGTTCAAGAGGCTGTGAGATTAATCAGATCAGCTATCAAAGATTATGCGACAGATCCAAAGACTGGTAAAATCGACATGAATTTAGTTCAGACAGGTAAATCTGTggttcaaagaaaattgcaGGAAGATTTATCAAGGGAAATCGTAAACGTTTTGAAAGATCAGGTATCTGACTCAATGTCATTCAATGAGCTTATCAAGCAAATAAATGAGCACTCGCAAGATAGGGTTGACTCTTCTGATATCCAAGAGGCCTTGTCGAGGTTGCAACAAGAAGATAAGGTTATTGTTCTTGGCGAAGGTGTAAGGAGATCTGTTCGCTTAAACAACCGTGTCTGA
- the EAF3 gene encoding Eaf3p yields the protein MVDLEQEFALGGRCLAFHGPLMYEAKILKIWDPSSQTYTGVPNDKPGFNSQTIKETQPQKLGEDESIPEEIINGKCFFIHYQGWKSSWDEWVGYDRIRAYNEENIAMKKRLASEAKEAKKSLLEQQKKKKTSTSLGGSGSGGKRKGDGRANAGISKSVSQSSLASSMSGKKSGRSSANSLHPGSSLRSSSDQNGHDDRRRSSSLSPNMLHHMAGYPILKTPLRIPIKLKSVLVDDWEYVTKDKKICKLPADVTVEQLLNKYEHEVSQELESPGSQSQLSEYCAGLKLYFDKCLGNMLLYRLERLQYDEILKKSTKDQKPLIPIKVYGPIHLLRLTSVLPELISSTTMDLQSCQLLIKQTENFLVWLLMHMDEYFNDKDPNRSDDALYVNTSSQYEGVALGM from the coding sequence ATGGTTGatttggaacaagaatttGCGCTCGGCGGACGCTGCCTGGCGTTCCATGGTCCTCTAATGTATGAGGccaagattttgaaaatatggGATCCATCTTCTCAAACTTATACAGGTGTTCCTAATGACAAGCCGGGGTTCAACTCGCAAACAATAAAGGAGACACAACCACAGAAGTTGGGGGAGGACGAAAGCATTCCAGAGGAAATCATCAACGGAAAGTGTTTTTTCATACATTACCAAGGGTGGAAGTCTAGTTGGGACGAGTGGGTTGGGTATGATAGGATACGGGCCTATAACGAGGAAAACATCgcaatgaagaaaagactaGCCAGCGAGGCAAAGGAAGCAAAGAAATCGCTTCTCGAGCagcagaaaaagaagaaaacttcTACTAGTTTGGGCGGATCCGGCAGTGGTGGGAAAAGGAAAGGTGATGGCCGTGCAAATGCCGGTATAAGCAAGAGTGTGTCGCAAAGTTCGTTAGCGTCCTCCATGAgtggaaagaaaagtggAAGAAGCTCTGCTAATTCCCTTCATCCAGGAAGTTCTTTGCGCTCATCGTCGGATCAAAACGGACACGATGATCGCAGACGGTCCTCTTCACTGTCGCCAAACATGCTACATCATATGGCTGGCTATCCGATCCTAAAGACCCCCTTGCGAATTCCAATAAAGCTGAAAAGCGTGTTGGTTGACGATTGGGAGTATGTAACgaaggataaaaaaatctgcaAACTGCCTGCTGATGTGACGGTGGAACAGCTATTAAATAAGTACGAGCATGAAGTAAGTCAAGAACTAGAGTCGCCGGGATCGCAATCGCAGCTGAGCGAATATTGTGCTGGCCTTAAGTTGTACTTCGATAAATGCCTGGGTAATATGCTCCTATATAGATTAGAAAGGTTGCAATATGACGAGATCCTCAAAAAGTCAACCAAGGACCAGAAGCCATTAATACCTATCAAAGTTTATGGGCCCATCCATCTGTTGAGGCTGACAAGTGTCCTACCAGAACTAATATCATCTACTACGATGGATTTACAAAGCTGTCAACTTTTGATTAAGCAAACTGAAAACTTTTTGGTTTGGTTACTAATGCATATGGACGAATATTTCAACGACAAAGATCCCAACCGCAGTGACGATGCTCTATACGTAAATACATCTAGCCAGTACGAGGGTGTAGCTTTAGGTATGTGA
- the SDD4 gene encoding Sdd4p translates to MHSKEFANRIKKRENENDLSPNSSSSSSADRFRCPHPECNKTFSRQEHLSRHKLNHWPKEIYVCSFVLPTTNSPCNKTFVRKDLLIRHEKRHSKMKNRLTKPNRDLISPVDNSFSKQLPYNSSETLVSGQPSASVVNPSKNSVDPPSVAPGSKFRPFLQQPQQVQQIQQQQLQQQLPAPLQQPMFQQQMHTQPASPAFPYDPRMRNNGQSVNQFFNWIFDNRAGTSAFDIEGANSTSNSNDQNVNINIAAQQRYQDRTVPNTVYQQPFQPLSQDRQQEQYLQQQKDAQQQQQQQQQQQQQQQQQQQRQQQQQVQQQQVQQQQAQQQQILQQQQIQQQQIQQQQQHQQQQQQHQQQQQQSPQQNLFADQLTSSASCANLTMMQDLFSTNFLNSDPLQSFMQELSEAPQVNIEDTFSDKTIIPNNEKRPQNDKFEGFQNSPVTFDLQQANIETPKTQSKFTNNPSTLGKDNVSTEKLDMNELKRQPSKDLEMTSNSSLNYKEQLRHSMKSVPSFFHPHPTTKYKVSKEKCQEMFALVPELRYVSINAIHKSLKSFWFNFHPQYGLLHKPSFHVDKQPGILNLALIMTGASFLGSEYREQISDPICGPLRWIIFSHADFQPPSKTYIIQSLLLLEGYEKTSTNRHFHERSFLHHGTTIQLLRRTPSLGGHPLMVKTGKTSGENSIKDPQEVYKRWIDFEMLKRIAFYAFYMDTTHAVVFGYWNLFINSNQIQLTLPCPDQVWESYDLSYETLMEHGYGSTKRDENNTFLSALMQLMKNVVQILQNNNIQRNKVNNDAKESSPVGLGNTEDWNIQSLFGKKILLAGIISILFQCQEEVNGEYFMTNFRSGITDHLGLSWKDILSFAMNYWLREVQISCTNPKACRINTPSDFEGVSTDGEGDQPHVNYEDKANDSSLDLLSSDNSSSCKMPAIHISQIVLRILHHDYYIYAGAPWRMNVPIGFEEYDMISRRILQFAKDPYNGGVAVVYAFQFLFEMFIVKDNNRLTVVEDYVVNSDPIFTRPYAIALTSLLIWSCNFALHGCEVSIWNNVDASKEESFKSSDTNGECTTSPEGDKESKLSSSNLKEKNNYIPKESFQVYLLRMYPILYVDGSLDLVSFQNEIWAKANMLQHISNTHHLCGMMQFMKDIFSKSYWDLGREFGRLFDNCLERSMGKASPTCHDMFDV, encoded by the coding sequence ATGCATAGTAAAGAATTTGCTAATagaatcaagaaaaggGAAAACGAGAATGACTTATCACCGAATTCAAGCTCGTCTTCATCCGCTGACAGATTCAGGTGTCCACATCCTGAGTGCAACAAAACCTTTTCACGACAAGAGCATCTGTCAAGACATAAACTGAATCACTGGCCGAAAGAAATATACGTCTGTTCTTTCGTACTTCCTACCACAAATTCGCCTTGTAATAAGACATTTGTGAGGAAAGACTTACTGATCAGGCATGAAAAGAGACACtcgaagatgaaaaatagGTTAACTAAACCAAATAGAGATCTTATCTCCCCAGTAGACAACAGTTTCTCTAAACAGTTGCCATATAATTCCAGTGAAACGCTAGTTTCTGGGCAACCCAGTGCTTCAGTGGTAAACCCATCAAAAAACTCTGTTGATCCACCTTCAGTCGCTCCCGGATCAAAATTTCGTCCCTTCCTTCAGCAGCCCCAACAAGTACAACAAatacaacaacagcaactcCAACAACAGCTTCCGGCTCCGCTGCAGCAACCTATGTTTCAGCAGCAAATGCATACACAGCCGGCAAGCCCTGCGTTTCCTTATGACCCTCGAATGAGAAATAACGGTCAAAGTGttaaccaatttttcaattggaTATTCGATAACCGTGCAGGGACTAGTGCATTCGATATCGAAGGAGCTAATAGTACTAGCAATAGCAATGACCAGAATGTTAATATCAACATAGCTGCTCAACAACGATATCAGGACAGAACTGTTCCGAATACTGTATATCAACAGCCATTTCAGCCACTTTCTCAAGATCGACAACAGGAACAATATCTTCAACAGCAGAAAGATgcacaacaacagcagcagcagcagcagcagcagcaacaacaacaacaacaacaacaacaacgacaacaacaacaacaagtacaacaacaacaagtacaacaacaacaagcacaacaacaacaaatactacagcagcagcaaatacagcagcagcaaatacagcagcagcaacaacatcagcagcaacaacaacaacatcagcagcagcagcagcagtcGCCACAACAGAATCTATTTGCGGATCAATTAACTTCGTCTGCTAGCTGCGCTAACCTGACAATGATGCAGGACCTTTTCTCCacaaatttcttgaacagCGATCCTTTACAATCTTTCATGCAAGAGCTTTCTGAAGCCCCACAAGTAAATATCGAAGACACATTCTCTGATAAGACCATAATCCCtaacaatgaaaaacgCCCAcaaaatgataaatttgaaggatttcaaaattctccAGTTACATTTGACCTGCAACAGGCTAACATCGAAACTCCCAAGACTCAATCCAAATTTACTAACAACCCTAGTACTCTCGGTAAAGATAATGTTTCCACTGAGAAACTGGATATGAATGAACTAAAACGGCAGCCTTCTAAAGACTTAGAGATGACAAGCAACTCTTCCTTAAACTATAAGGAGCAATTGCGCCATTCTATGAAGAGCGTTCCGTCATTTTTCCATCCACATCCCACGACAAAATACAAGGtatcaaaagagaaatgtCAAGAGATGTTTGCACTTGTTCCAGAATTACGTTACGTTTCTATAAACGCTATACACAAATCACTGAAGTCATTCTGGTTCAATTTTCATCCACAATATGGTCTACTTCACAAACCTTCTTTCCACGTGGACAAGCAGCCTGGAATTTTAAACTTGGCGTTAATCATGACTGGTGCAAGTTTCCTAGGAAGTGAATATCGTGAACAAATCAGTGACCCAATTTGTGGTCCCCTACGTTGGATAATTTTTTCCCATGCCGATTTCCAACCGCCCTCCAAAACATACATCATTCAAAGCTTACTATTACTCGAAGGATACGAAAAGACAAGTACGAATAGACATTTCCACGAAAGATCTTTTTTGCACCATGGGACGACCATTCAATTATTGAGGCGAACGCCTTCCTTAGGTGGCCATCCATTAATGGTCAAAACCGGGAAAACTTCCGGGGAAAATTCAATTAAAGATCCACAAGAAGTTTATAAAAGATggattgattttgaaatgttgaaaagaatCGCATTCTACGCATTTTACATGGACACCACACATGCTGTAGTGTTTGGGTATTGGAATTTATTCATCAACAGCAATCAGATTCAGCTAACATTACCTTGCCCAGACCAAGTTTGGGAATCTTATGATTTGAGCTACGAAACTCTAATGGAACATGGATATGGCAGTACCAAAAGGgatgaaaataatacatTCCTGTCAGCATTGATgcaattaatgaaaaacgTCGTtcaaattttacaaaacaacaatatacaaagaaacaagGTCAATAATGACGCCAAAGAGAGCAGCCCAGTAGGCCTGGGAAACACTGAAGACTGGAATATCCAAAGTCTTTTTGGTAAAAAGATCCTTCTTGCAGGAATAATTTCTATCCTATTTCAGTGCCAAGAGGAAGTAAATGGTGAGTATTTCATGACAAATTTTCGAAGCGGTATTACAGATCATCTAGGTCTTTCATGGAAAGATATTCTATCATTTGCAATGAATTATTGGCTTCGTGAAGTTCAAATAAGTTGCACTAATCCGAAAGCATGCAGGATAAACACGCCGAGTGATTTTGAAGGGGTCTCAACGGATGGAGAAGGTGACCAACCTCATGTGAACTACGAAGACAAGGCAAATGATAGCAGCTTAGATTTACTTTCTTCAGATAATTCTTCAAGTTGTAAAATGCCTGCAATTCATATTTCTCAAATCGTCTTACGGATTCTCCATCACGATTATTACATATACGCAGGGGCGCCTTGGAGAATGAATGTCCCAATTGGGTTTGAGGAATATGACATGATCAGTCGAAGGATACTCCAGTTTGCAAAAGATCCCTATAATGGTGGTGTAGCCGTCGTTTACGCtttccaatttttgtttgaaatgTTCATTGTTAAGGACAATAATCGTCTAACCGTTGTGGAAGACTACGTGGTGAATTCTGATCCTATATTTACTAGGCCATATGCTATTGCATTGACGTCGCTTTTGAtctggtcttgtaattttgCACTACACGGCTGTGAAGTTAGCATATGGAATAATGTTGACGCCtcgaaagaagaaagttttAAGTCAAGTGACACCAATGGTGAATGTACTACTAGCCCCGAGGGCGATAAGGAATCAAAACTTTCGAGTAGCAatctaaaagaaaagaacaattaCATTCCAAAGGAGAGCTTCCAAGTATACTTGTTAAGAATGTATCCGATTCTGTACGTAGATGGTTCACTTGACTTAGTTAGCTTCCAGAATGAAATTTGGGCAAAAGCAAATATGCTACAACACATTTCTAATACTCATCATTTGTGCGGGATGATGCAATTTATGAAGGACATTTTTAGCAAAAGCTACTGGGATTTAGGGCGCGAATTCGGAAGGCTTTTTGACAATTGTTTAGAAAGAAGTATGGGGAAAGCATCGCCTACATGTCATGACATGTTCGATGTTTAG
- the ATP20 gene encoding F1F0 ATP synthase subunit g, translated as MLGRIQNYTSGLVSKANLLSTKALYYGKVGAEISKQIYVKEGLQPPTAAQFKSVYLNLYKQSLNFVLKPTEVLSFLKNIQKNELLKYGAYGVQIVGFYSVGEVIGRRKLVGYKHH; from the coding sequence ATGCTAGGCAGAATTCAAAATTACACAAGTGGATTAGTTTCTAAAGCAAAtcttttatcaacaaaGGCTTTGTACTATGGTAAAGTTGGTGCCGAGATTTCAAAACAGATTTATGTAAAGGAAGGTCTCCAACCACCAACTGCGGCCCAATTCAAATCAGTATATCTAAATCTCTACAAACAGAGCCTTAACTTTGTGTTGAAGCCTACGGAAGTTTTatcgtttttgaaaaacattcaAAAGAACGAATTATTAAAATATGGTGCATACGGTGTTCAAATAGTGGGGTTTTATTCAGTAGGTGAAGTAATTGGAAGGAGAAAGTTGGTAGGCTATAAGCATCATTAG